From Acidobacteriota bacterium, one genomic window encodes:
- a CDS encoding M20/M25/M40 family metallo-hydrolase, with the protein MFRGALLAAALLSVAASAQTTAPNAVESAMVKAVDAETPAAVALLEKLVDINSGTMNLAGVVAVRDVVMPQIEELGFKTRWESMTQIGRAGDLVAEHPCPAGAAKCGKRILLIGHLDTVFEPSSSFQKYTIVPGTDGNVAMGPGVNDMKGGLVVMLTALRAMKAAGALDNAEIRIVLSGDEEHHGSPLSVSRRDMIEAAKKSDVALEFESGGRIDGKDVQSISRRSVGSWRIETAGKSGHSSAVFGDRLGDGAIYEMARILDAFRKELKEPGLTYNVGLVLGGSTAKTNADGTGGEASGKNNVVPPIAIATGDMRTLDNEQTSRVQAKMRAIVADHLPRTGAVITFGEGYPAMAPTEAGHALVRQLNEVNASLGLPAMEEMDPVLRGAGDIAFVAPYIPGLVGTGAIGGGAHAEGETVQLDSIPRQAKRMALFMYRLSKE; encoded by the coding sequence ATGTTTCGCGGTGCATTATTGGCAGCGGCGTTGTTGTCCGTGGCGGCTTCGGCGCAGACGACCGCGCCGAATGCGGTGGAGAGCGCGATGGTGAAGGCAGTGGACGCCGAGACTCCGGCGGCGGTTGCGCTGCTCGAGAAGCTGGTCGACATCAACAGTGGGACGATGAACCTCGCCGGTGTCGTCGCCGTGAGGGACGTTGTGATGCCGCAGATCGAGGAACTCGGCTTCAAGACGCGCTGGGAGTCGATGACGCAGATTGGCCGCGCGGGCGATCTCGTCGCTGAACACCCTTGTCCAGCGGGTGCAGCGAAGTGCGGAAAGCGAATTCTGCTGATCGGACATCTCGACACGGTCTTCGAGCCCTCGAGCAGCTTTCAGAAGTACACGATCGTTCCGGGCACAGATGGCAACGTGGCCATGGGGCCGGGCGTAAACGACATGAAGGGCGGGCTGGTCGTGATGCTGACCGCGCTCAGGGCGATGAAGGCCGCGGGCGCGCTGGACAACGCCGAGATCAGGATTGTACTGAGCGGCGACGAGGAGCATCACGGCTCTCCGTTGAGTGTCTCGCGCAGGGACATGATTGAGGCGGCGAAGAAGAGCGACGTCGCGCTTGAGTTTGAGTCGGGCGGAAGGATCGATGGCAAGGACGTGCAGAGCATCAGCCGAAGGAGCGTCGGGAGTTGGAGGATCGAGACGGCAGGGAAGAGCGGTCACTCATCGGCGGTTTTTGGAGACCGTCTCGGCGACGGCGCGATCTATGAGATGGCGAGGATTCTTGATGCGTTCCGCAAAGAACTGAAGGAGCCGGGGCTGACGTACAACGTGGGCCTGGTTCTCGGCGGATCGACGGCGAAGACGAATGCCGACGGCACAGGCGGCGAGGCGTCCGGGAAGAATAACGTGGTCCCGCCAATTGCTATCGCGACCGGCGACATGCGGACGCTGGACAACGAGCAGACATCTCGCGTGCAGGCGAAGATGCGCGCGATCGTTGCGGACCATCTTCCCCGCACCGGCGCGGTCATCACGTTTGGCGAAGGGTATCCAGCCATGGCTCCGACGGAGGCCGGTCATGCGCTGGTCCGGCAGTTGAACGAGGTCAATGCGTCGCTGGGGCTTCCCGCGATGGAGGAGATGGATCCGGTGCTGCGTGGGGCAGGCGACATCGCGTTCGTTGCCCCGTACATTCCAGGGCTTGTTGGCACGGGTGCGATTGGCGGCGGTGCTCATGCAGAGGGCGAGACGGTGCAGCTCGATTCGATTCCGAGACAGGCGAAACGGATGGCGTTGTTCATGTACCGGCTGTCGAAGGAGTGA
- a CDS encoding EamA family transporter gives MPIPSKHRAAGFFACALASAFWGCGFFFGKIALAEMGFAHMVLYRFLFAMAALVPLIATHRPGFSAKEWRTLAIAAFLGVPVQFLIQFYGLSLTTVSHAALMVGTMPVILAVGATFFAHERLDVTGWLALAASTTGAALIALGRHGTGAGDPSLAGDLLVVLSLAIALFWILLNKKLMDRHSPIVVTAYGLLLGTAMLLVWVPARYGLPPVAHVSVKAWLALAASGVLCTATTTLLWNWGMTQVPASQAGVLLNMEPLMGSLLGVFVLGEHLGPTAWAGGCLILAAAITLTTRSKAHVPEHQLAN, from the coding sequence ATGCCGATTCCCTCCAAACATCGCGCCGCGGGCTTCTTCGCCTGTGCGCTTGCCAGCGCCTTCTGGGGCTGCGGTTTCTTCTTCGGCAAGATTGCGCTGGCGGAGATGGGCTTCGCGCACATGGTCCTCTACCGCTTCCTGTTTGCGATGGCCGCGCTCGTGCCACTGATTGCAACACATCGTCCGGGGTTCAGTGCGAAGGAGTGGCGCACGCTGGCGATCGCCGCGTTCCTCGGTGTGCCGGTGCAGTTCCTGATCCAGTTCTACGGGCTTTCGCTGACAACCGTGTCTCATGCCGCGCTGATGGTCGGCACCATGCCGGTAATCCTCGCTGTGGGAGCGACGTTCTTTGCGCACGAGCGGCTCGACGTGACGGGCTGGCTGGCGCTGGCGGCATCGACGACGGGTGCGGCGCTGATCGCTCTCGGCAGGCATGGGACGGGTGCGGGCGATCCGTCGCTGGCGGGCGACCTGCTGGTCGTGCTGTCGCTTGCGATTGCCCTGTTCTGGATCCTGCTGAACAAGAAGCTGATGGACCGCCACTCGCCGATTGTCGTTACCGCCTATGGTCTTCTGCTTGGGACGGCGATGCTGCTGGTGTGGGTGCCTGCGCGCTATGGATTGCCGCCGGTGGCGCACGTCTCCGTGAAGGCGTGGCTTGCGCTGGCCGCGAGCGGCGTTCTGTGCACGGCGACCACGACGCTGCTGTGGAACTGGGGGATGACGCAGGTCCCGGCCTCGCAGGCCGGAGTGCTGTTGAACATGGAGCCGCTGATGGGCAGCCTGCTCGGCGTCTTTGTGCTGGGCGAACATCTCGGCCCCACGGCGTGGGCCGGCGGCTGCCTGATTCTCGCGGCGGCGATCACGCTGACGACGCGCTCGAAGGCCCATGTCCCTGAGCATCAGCTTGCGAACTGA